A single genomic interval of Hemibagrus wyckioides isolate EC202008001 linkage group LG13, SWU_Hwy_1.0, whole genome shotgun sequence harbors:
- the LOC131363195 gene encoding solute carrier family 2, facilitated glucose transporter member 11 — protein sequence MNRSMKPDKGCSLTLALTVCSAAIGGTLQYGYNLAIVNAPTAFIQKFINETCMERWDTPLDSNQVVLIWTVIVSAFSLGGLFGSLLAGPMAIRFGRRQTLLLNNSFLLVSTVMALGSRSARSIEMIIIARLLVGVNAGVSMNVQPMYFGESAPKAMRGAVAFSSAVFTAMGILLGQVTGLTELLGSEALWPYLLASNAVPGLLQLLTLPWFPESPRYLLIDRGDREACNRALTRLRGCNVSDAEMEEILEERKAVGETRAKSLWELLSDRSLRCQLCIVMAASSSMMLCGNDSIYFYASYIFQEAGIPMDKIQYVTIGTGACEFTAAIMCNLLIERLGRRLLLVGGYVLMAGWAVVFTLSLSLQGKVTGMPYLSMACVFAYILSFGMGPAGVTGILPTELFNQMARPAAYMMAGSMMWLNLFLVGMAFPFIVNSMGQFCFIPFCGVCVFSAIFIGLALPETKGKSIAEITAEFEKHNTKALSNSTQDHIQLQESQHIIHLNSYD from the coding sequence atgaatagatCAATGAAGCCTGATAAGGGTTGTTCTTTAACTCTTGCACTGACCGTGTGCTCTGCTGCTATTGGTGGAACTCTTCAGTATGGCTACAACTTGGCTATCGTCAATGCACCCACTGCCTTCATCCAGAAGTTTATTAATGAGACGTGTATGGAGAGGTGGGACACTCCTCTGGACTCCAACCAGGTGGTCCTTATCTGGACTGTCATAGTGTCTGCCTTTTCCCTTGGGGGACTGTTTGGGTCGCTGCTTGCTGGACCAATGGCTATCCGTTTTGGACGCAGACAAACCTTGTTGCTGAATAACTCTTTCCTTTTGGTTAGTACAGTCATGGCCTTGGGCAGTCGCTCAGCCAGATCCATTGAGATGATCATCATTGCTCGTTTGCTTGTAGGAGTTAATGCAGGCGTGAGCATGAATGTCCAGCCTATGTATTTTGGGGAGAGTGCTCCTAAGGCCATGAGGGGTGCTGTTGCTTTTTCCTCAGCTGTTTTCACAGCCATGGGAATTCTGCTGGGGCAGGTGACAGGTTTGACTGAACTGTTGGGGAGTGAGGCTCTCTGGCCGTATCTTCTAGCCAGCAACGCTGTTCCTGGACTGCTCCAGTTGCTCACTCTGCCCTGGTTCCCAGAGAGCCCTCGCTACCTGCTCATCGACAGAGGCGACAGAGAGGCCTGCAATCGTGCTCTTACCCGCCTGAGGGGCTGTAATGTGTCAGATGCTGAGATGGAGGAAATCCTCGAGGAGCGGAAAGCTGTTGGTGAGACACGAGCTAAATCACTCTGGGAACTACTGTCTGATCGTAGCTTACGGTGTCAGCTGTGCATTGTCATGGCAGCCAGCAGTTCCATGATGCTCTGCGGGAACGACTCCATCTACTTCTATGCCTCATACATATTTCAAGAGGCAGGAATACCCATGGATAAGATCCAGTATGTTACCATTGGAACAGGTGCTTGTGAGTTCACTGCAGCTATAATGTGTAACTTACTGATTGAAAGACTGGGTCGCCGCTTGCTCCTTGTTGGTGGGTATGTGCTCATGGCTGGCTGGGCAGTGGtgttcactctgtctctgtctctgcaggGTAAAGTGACTGGCATGCCCTACCTGAGCATGGCATGTGTCTTTGCTTACATCCTGAGCTTTGGAATGGGTCCTGCAGGGGTAACTGGCATACTGCCTACTGAGCTCTTCAACCAGATGGCTCGACCTGCAGCTTACATGATGGCCGGCTCCATGATGTGGCTCAACCTCTTCCTGGTGGGAATGGCCTTTCCTTTTATAGTCAACAGTATGGgccagttttgttttattcctttctgtggtgtgtgtgtgttttcagccaTATTCATCGGTCTTGCCTTACCCGAGACAAAGGGGAAGAGTATAGCTGAAATCACTGCAGAGTTtgagaaacacaacacaaaggCCTTATCTAATTCAACACAGGACCACATACAGCTACAGGAATCTCAGCACATTATTCATCTGAATTCTTATGACTGA